TAAAGGAAGTATGTAAACTACTGAAACAGAATGGTGTATCGATCAAAAACAACATTCTAAATTATGTATGTAGATTACTTTTAAAACACCATGAATGGATGCTACAGAAATTTTCAAACAAAGAAGACACAAATGTGCAAATACAAAGATTGGTTTAATTTCCATGGGTAAAGCTAGAATTAtatatgaacttgaaaatgaAGAGCAGttggaaaaaaagaaactaGCTATTCACAGGACTTCTTAAAATCATCTTTAAGGCAAAATGGAAACCAAATGCAGATTGTTACACTCACGATCAGTAGTAAAACCATCCCATAAGGCCATGAACTCAGTTTTCATGCTAGTCAGCATTTCAGTATCTGTTGAACGACGCTGGCCCAAAAAACTGTCAACTtcatcaataaatattatagCTGGCTGGAGCTTGTAGGCCAAGCTAAAAACAGCAGCAACtgccaaaagaaaaaagaagagggaagggaaaagagaaaaacaaaggTCATATTCTTATGGAAAATTGAACAGTAAAGCTAGTAAATGCCAACATAGTATGAAAATGAACGTGCAGTCTAGTCTTATccagtttcttcttcttccttcccACTATAGAATAACTGCAATTGTTAGCAATAGAAAGTTAAACCCTCGTTTCAAAATCACTTATGAAGGAAGATAGCATGTTGCATGCTAAAACCCCACTTCTTAAAACCTACCCCCTTCAAAACCTCCTAAGTTTTTCGGTTTTCTTCCTTTCAGTGCCACATGGAACTTTAAAGGCTGATTGGAATAGCTCctttattaaaacaaaatcagaaagctagcaaaaaagaaaaaagagaacatTATTCTAAGCAATATATTTCCTCGAGTGTGAGAGGaaagtttttatttcttttatcaaaatcttAGCATGCTAAACCATCCCTCAATTTCTTGGTCGTCCAACCAAATAGATCATAGCAATTAATATGGAGTTTTCAATAAAAAGACGGAACAAAAGTCCAATTAGATTTCTAATTTACAACAAACTTAGCTATGCAAAGGCATTGTGAAAGACTCACCGAGCTTTTGGGCATCACCAAACCACTTGCTCATTAGAGTAGAAACCTTGACATTTATGAACACAGCACCAGACTCTTTGGCAATCGCTTTAGCAAGCATCGTCTTCCCTGTCCCAGGTGGTCCATACAATAGAACCCCTTTCATTGGACCAAGCAATTTTCCATGACAAAACAACTCCGGCCTTCGCAGAGGTAAAATGGCCAGCTGAAACAAAGTTTCCTTAATACCATCCAACCCCCCAATCGAATCAAACTCCACATCTATGTGGTCTGGATTCACAACATCCCCAGTTATCATATCCTGCAACGAATTACCcaataaatgagaagaaaaaaagaagaagaccaaaTCACCCAAGAAAATCAAACCACAAGAAAGCATGCAACATATCCTGTAAAATATTACCAAGAATAACTACTACGCCTCAATCTCAAGCTACTTGGGGTCAGTGCATGAACCCACACTGCCATGTCACTCTATTTGGGCACATTTCATTCCAACAGTCTATAATTTTTTAGTTCCTTGATATATTTCATTCCGATAATAACTTCTTGTTTCCTGATACTAATGATTCCCCAATTTTCCTAATAAATGTGAAGTATCACAACTCTAATGGTAAGATCTCACTTGTGATGCGTGGGTTAGGTGCATGTTATAGGTTCGAACCCCACTgttatttaagtggagaagggtagaacGGGTCCATTATCCATCAAGTTTAGAACTTTTTACCACTTCCCCGGGTGTTTTCTGagttataaaaaataaacacaGTATCACTACTAAGCCTTAATCTACTCATTTCTATTTTACATTATCATCAAATGACACTACAGACTAAATTTCcttttgtcaaaaataaattgtgAATAGAGGTGAAAATTAGATGCGTATACCTCATAGGGAGTGGTGTGAATAAGAGTGCGACCTAAGCGTTTGGAGAGGTGTTTGCGGGATTCAATAGCTTTCTTAGAAGCTTCGCGATTCGGGTCGAGATGGCGAAGCCCAACAAATAACACAGCCATGCTTAATGCTGCGCTTGCAGCGTACAGTATAAGGTCTTGTATCAGCTTCCCACTACTGCTTCCCGCCATTGAAGCTTTTTAGGGTTTCTTCGTCTTTCTTTTATGATGAGAATAGGTAAGATTTAACTTCTTTTGTTGGTTAAAGTTCAACGAATATAACTAACAAATCTTTGTTGAGGCCAATTGCCAGGTAGGCCGCTGCGTTTAGAAAAGGAAAGTCAGCTAAATTTATACAGAGGATGGagtattaaattattaaaattaaatgaaaaatgaaaaataattttacttcaTCGTGGTTaaattataagtaaaaatatattatatgaaacGTACATGTCTTATATTACATTCGTTACTTTGGTATAATACCAAGAGTGAAAAGGGGACATTATACTATTTTAGTTGGCTTCAAAAGAGGAAGAAGTAAATGATGAAAGATTGGATAGGAATATTTtgatcaaaaacaaaaatattagcTCTTTCATGATTTAGTATTAGCTCGTCAAGAGGAAGCATAGCCTAACAAGATTTTTTCCATATCTAATTCTTGAAATCAAGATCTCTAGAGGGATCCTACCACAACtcttaacccatatttctaGTTACTCTTTTAACCTAGCATAACATTCTTCCAGTAACACCATCACGTATCTCACACTTGAAGCTTATTTATAAGCTATGAAATTGTGATAAATAGTGTTCTGCATCCACTGGAATTTAAGATTGCAGATCAAAAACACTGAAGAAAAATCTTCACGAGGGTACACAATTTATGAGCTCAGACCTGCCAATACAGCATGAACCTCTGTTCAACGTAAAAATACTAAGATTACAAACTTCCCTTGATATATAGAACTCGGGAAGAGAAACAACATACAACTGTGAAAAGATGGTAGGCCCTGGTCCAATCTTGATAAGAGACCATTCAGATATTTGCTGCAGAGTTGAATCATAGCACGTTAAGATCAATCTGTTGTGTACAGAAGATGCTTATTGTTTGGTCAGTGAACTACCTACACAGTTACACTCCAGCATATGATGTGCTCCTTCCAAGGATTGGCATTAGACCCGTCAAAACTCAGCCTTGAACATCCAAATTTAATGCTTCCTTGAACTAGGATCTTCTCCATCTTCATTCAAGTGCTCGGGATTTTCAGGTCTTCTAGAAATTTCCCACCTCCTTTTCTCATCTGCTGAAGGCAACTTCTTAAGATCATATGTTTCCTCCTTCATGACATTTTGAACGATTATATAGGAATGATAAACTTCTAAATCATTTACATGTGTTAATAAGTGCTTCACGCGGTCTATACCTTTTCTGACATTCTTACATCTTTCTTCCCAGCAATTGAAGTTCCAGTACCAGTAAATTTATCCAACAACTGAAAGTTTCCATCTTTTTGGAATGCTTCCAGCTGGAACAAGATGAAACTTTCAATGAGGATGATACAATTCAGGTTACACAAAGCGGAGTAATAAACTAAATAATGAAATGGAATTATAGAAATTACCAAAGGAattgaagaacaaaaagaaTCTCTGACCCTAACCAAACGTTaagaatacaaattgatatttgaaatcaatcacCCCTATTAGAACGACAAGACATAACCAAAGATATAAAGATCAAAGGAAGAAAAGAATTACCATGAAGACTTCAAGCTTGAAAgtaattttcaagttcaatCCTAACTATAAGGTTTCCAACTTCACAATTTTGTTTGTATTCACAACTGTCAATCTCCTCCTAAACTATGAGTCTAGCaagtatttataattattatgtCCCTATCCGAATCAACAAAGGAAATAAGTAAAAACAAGGAAAAGCAAATCCCAAATCTACTAAACACTATAGTAAGTAGaatctaaaaagaaaaggaaacaggaaaaatttactaaaaatagaATTCAAGAACTCCCACTATTGAAAGGAAACAAAAATTACGGTTGAGATGCTCTAGTCTGCTTGCAATAAACCCCGTGTGAGCTGGGCTATCCAGGATCATATCAGAGAACCTCAGCATAATTGATTTATAGAGTTTGAGATAGACTTAAAATATATTACCTGAATGTGGAAGATGCACAAGAGGATGCTAGCAACGGGTAGAAAGCTATCCTCAGGAGATAGAGACAGATTGGTGCTGCAAACGATAAAAGAGCATCAGAATGAAATGCTTGGTTATAAATATCAAGGCAAAATGACTCAACTAAACATCAGAAAATGTTGATCATGCCTTTGCCTAAATTTATAGCAGCAGGGAATGCCAGCTTTCTAGAGAATCTGATGttatcaagaaaggacaaaaagaACAAAGGATGTCTTCGGAGAGTGGttaaaaagattcaaaatttgTACAGGTTCCCACATTCAAGCTTCACTAGCACCATTTCATTGCATTTTTTCAAGTTCCTTGGTGAAAATCCTAGGGCCAACCCAGACTAGTTAGTGAACTTTAAAATGTTACAAGTGTTTATAGTTCAATAGTTAGGGTAATTGTCTTCCAACAATAAACTTTAAATCTTACAATCATATCAAAGTTGGAAGCTTAAAATGGAAATCAAGAAGGATAAGCAGTCATTCATGGAAATAGAGATTACAATCCTTCATTTACCATGACTCGTGAAGGATCCTTGTAATATAGATGACAGAATAGAACTCTAtgtgttttctttctttctgctTGTTCAAACTTCAATACATTCCTTAAAGCACATTCAGGGTGCTGACAAGAGATGATATTAAAACATCACCTAGAAAACTAAAGTTTTAAGAGCTCCGTACCTTAAATATGGAGCCAAATACACAAGAGCATAAACAGCATAACGCGGTTTCCCAGTATCCAACCACGCGAAAACCCAACTCTACAAAGTAAACCagaaaataaatcaatcaatcaCACCTGAATCCCAAGTTAGTTGGGCTTTGCTATATGAATCCCCTAAATGGTTCCAAACAACCACAACTCTTCACCTTCCTCAACCCTAAACGCCTAAATTCCAATGTAGAACAAATGGTGATTAATATGCAATGAGAAAAATCTCACCATCCAATTAAAATACGGAATGAAGCTGATAATTCCCATGACAGCAAACCTCGCATCAGCAGAATCAATTGTGGATTCACCATCGTCCTCCTCCGTGTAAGTAGTCGGGAAAACCCACGAGCTCAAAATGCAAGCACCAATAGCAGCGGCGTATGGCACATCGTTTGCAAACTCTGCCCGGCAAGTTCCATTTCTCAATCTTCTCTACAAAATCAATAACAATTAACATATTTCAGCTCTATTGAGCTCATTTTCATTCCAATACAGGTAGGTATTTAAGTTAAAATGAGATTAGAACAAGTAGTAATTAAGTCAATTACCAGATTAAGCTTGTTGCGGAGGCGAGCTCGATAAAGAAGAGGTCGGAGAGTTGGTAAGAGAGAAGATCGTAAAGACGGCGACGAAGTAGAAAGAAGTAGAGCTGAAGTGGAAGTGAGAGATTTCATCGCCGGAGATAGAGAACGGCGACGGCAGCATCTAATCTGTCCCGGCGAAGTGTTTGGTGATTGGACTAAGTTAGGATTATAGAATTAGTATTAGTCAGAAAAGGATTCGTGAATACTGTACGTTTTTGAAAACAGTGCCCcttaaaataaaggaatatcTTATGGGTCCTGTTTGGCGCTTTTCATTTTCGAAAGCGGGTCCACTGCCAAACAAACATTACGAACttgttcattttcattatttattatatacataaaataatacttaaaatatagaaaaaattacaaaaatctcacattttagtttaattattatcattatcccctataagttttacaaattttcaaaatttctcatttcgcgcatcagattagtgtatgtcgcacatcagattaatgtatcagcgcttatattattgtatctcgcccATCAGATTAgtatatcatgtataaaatgtacatcagattagtgcATCAtctataaaatgtaatgtatcttattTAATGATTAATGTATCTTGCGCATAAGATTAATGTACCagtgcttatattattgtatccgtttgaggaatttttgtaattataaacttttaagggataaattgtattttttttccttaaaagtatgtgatatTTGCCCTTAAAATATATCtatcattaaaactaaaatactatattatcttacatacaagattacgtagtaacaaataataataatgtaaaggaaaattaaaattattacatcttattatttatcctttaataacataagcataaattaatgactgtaaaaatacatatcatGATCTGTAACATAAGTAATGGtatcagtgagccactcaacaggagcaaagtgtacagatatttaattgtgaagaagaagaggttcagaattttcgttgttttaaaatgagaggaaatttctttatttataaacaataaaggatagtgtgaacaaatgtttatttgtgccttatcgaaaaggttacaactatttgaaaaaattgcaacccttcgaaaaggtcacaacctttcataaaaatcacaacttttcataaaagtcacaactcttcattaaagtagcaatttttcataaaagtcacaactttgcataaatgtcacaatttttcatgaagGGGGAAGGCTAATttcgaaaataaataaattaaaaggtaattctgatttgtggtggcgccacataGGCAGACCTAagattctcttttatatatatatatgatatgatacacATAACATATATAAACGTTATTTTACAaaccaaaatcaacatacccAGCAGTAGCGTAATCCTGAAAAGGTATATCCCACCACGCttattttgccaaaaaaaatttctatcCAACAAAAGATTTGATATCCAAATATAAATTGGATCCAACAGTAACAGATCCATCTCTCCATTTATGGGTTTGGCAATTTGGCAACGGCCACAAATATGTTAGGCATCAACTAGATTGAGGGATGCTTGTGAAGCTAAAAGCTTTATTGAACACATCTCATGGTTATCATATATGATACAAAATTACAACTTAATATGACTACACCATAAACTAAGGATCTACAAATGAAATTGGGAATTGAATTCCCCACACCCACTCTCTAGTCTCTGCCTTCCTCTTCCCGCTGAGCCCTTCCTCCACAATCTTTCtatatctaaataaaaataataatccctTGACGTGAATCTGCACAAGAAGCTTGTTTTCAGCTCGTACTTGTCAAACACATGAAGAAATTATCTATGCgctgattattttttttattgccaCTTGGAGATGGATTCTTCCCACACGAGCTATTCAACAAGGACAAGTGCATGATTCAGTGACATAAGAATAATTACACTCTGCCTCTTCCTATACTTCAACCTGCAAAACCAAACGACAATTAAGTCTCTTCACATGTGagtgaaagaattcaaaattatcTGCTCTAGCAACATCAAATAGACACCTGAA
This genomic stretch from Solanum stenotomum isolate F172 chromosome 10, ASM1918654v1, whole genome shotgun sequence harbors:
- the LOC125841535 gene encoding uncharacterized protein LOC125841535; protein product: MAGSSSGKLIQDLILYAASAALSMAVLFVGLRHLDPNREASKKAIESRKHLSKRLGRTLIHTTPYEDMITGDVVNPDHIDVEFDSIGGLDGIKETLFQLAILPLRRPELFCHGKLLGPMKGVLLYGPPGTGKTMLAKAIAKESGAVFINVKVSTLMSKWFGDAQKLVAAVFSLAYKLQPAIIFIDEVDSFLGQRRSTDTEMLTSMKTEFMALWDGFTTDQNARVMVLAATNRPSDLDEAIIRRFSQAFEIGKPSLSDRTKILKVVLKGERIEDNIDFDGIASLCEGYTGSDILEACKQAAFIPLREYLQDEKKGEQSQAPRPLSQSDIERALAESKRTRVSAKKPTIVSFRLDDYEDLD
- the LOC125842498 gene encoding uncharacterized protein LOC125842498, encoding MKSLTSTSALLLSTSSPSLRSSLLPTLRPLLYRARLRNKLNLRRLRNGTCRAEFANDVPYAAAIGACILSSWVFPTTYTEEDDGESTIDSADARFAVMGIISFIPYFNWMSWVFAWLDTGKPRYAVYALVYLAPYLSTNLSLSPEDSFLPVASILLCIFHIQLEAFQKDGNFQLLDKFTGTGTSIAGKKDVRMSEKEETYDLKKLPSADEKRRWEISRRPENPEHLNEDGEDPSSRKH